A portion of the Canis lupus baileyi chromosome 6, mCanLup2.hap1, whole genome shotgun sequence genome contains these proteins:
- the LOC140636055 gene encoding uncharacterized protein, with protein sequence MAEARRPRGGGGGGAAAEAGGVAAAGGAARAAGADPAAGAAARAPHPLGRRAPPRFASCSTGRERKINPPPWERARQRGLVGARSPSRGARAGAGGAGVLGCSGRRGSVPPLAAAQGLGPREPGRRWRGLPPPGASPRPGAVHLLGPGTLQGPRIPLGSPHPPGALHPPEALNSPGVPAPSWGPEFPAAPAGALHPPGASHPLGPCTLQRPRIPLGSPHPPEAPNSSGVPAPSWGLAAPGALHPPEAPNSPGVPAPSRGPEFLWVPHTLLEHCTLLGPRTPWGPAPSRGPEFLWGPAPSRGPEFLWGSRTLLEHCTLLGPRTPCSSLQGPQTPLWPLHLPAALGPPGAPHPPGTSHSLGALNSSGPLYLPEALHPPAAPSGPRQPREGVSGAVVSSLCLALGGLKISFFLRFYLFMRDTGRERERERKRERQRHRQREKQAPCREPDTGLDPRSPGSHPGPKSALNREPPGLPYKFAFLSGLLSSSPHIKVLEL encoded by the exons ATGGCGGAGGCGCGGAggccccggggcggcggcggcggcg GGGCTGCTGCGGAGGCTGGCGGcgtggcggcggcggggggcgcggcccgAGCGGCTGGAGCAGATCCCGCTGCTGGTGCTGCCGCGCGCGCCCCGCACCCGCTAGGCCGGCGCGCACCGCCTCGCTTCGCTTCCTGTTCGACGGGGcgagaaaggaaaataaacccCCCGCCGTGGGAACGAGCGAGACAGCGCGGGCTCGTTGGGGCCAGGAGCCCGAGCAGGGGGGCCCGCGCCGGggctgggggtgcgggggtgctgGGGTGCTCGGGACGGAGAGGCTCCGTGCCCCCGCTGGCTGCTGCGCAGGGCCTCGGGCCTCGGGAGCCGGGGAGGCGCTGGCGGGGGCTCCCACCCCCCGGAGCCTCGCCCCGTCCAggggccgtgcacctgctggggcCCGGCACCCTCCAGGGGCCCCGAATTCCTCTGGGGTCGCCGCACCCTCCTGGAGCACTGCACCCTCCAGAGGCCCTGAATTCCCCTGGGGTCCCTGCACCCTCCTGGGGCCCTGAATTCCCCGCCGCACCCGCTGGGGCCCTGCACCCTCCTGGGGCCTCGCACCCCCTGGGGCCCTGCACCCTCCAGAGGCCCCGAATTCCCCTGGGGTCCCCGCACCCTCCAGAGGCCCCGAATTCCTCTGGGGTCCCTGCACCCTCCTGGGGCCTCGCAGCCCCTGGGGCCCTGCACCCTCCAGAGGCCCCGAATTCCCCTGGGGTCCCCGCACCCTCCAGAGGCCCCGAATTCCTCTGGGTTCCCCACACCCTCCTGGAGCACTGCACCCTCCTGGGGCCTCGCACCCCCTGGGGCCCTGCACCCTCCAGAGGCCCCGAATTCCTCTGGGGCCCTGCACCCTCCAGAGGCCCTGAATTCCTCTGGGGTTCCCGCACCCTCCTGGAGCACTGCACCCTCCTGGGGCCTCGCACCCCCTGCAGCTCTCTCCAGGGGCCCCAAACTCCTCTGTGGCCCCTGCATCTTCCTGCTGCACTGGGCCCCCCTGGGGCCCCGCACCCTCCTGGAACATCGCACTCCCTTGGGGCCCTGAACTCCTCTGGGCCCCTGTACCTTCCTGAAGCCCTGCACCCCCCTGCTGCTCCTTCGGGCCCTAGACAGCCCCGGGAAGGGGTGAGTGGGGCAGTGGTCAGCAGTTTGTGCCTTGCTCTGGGaggattaaaaataagtttttttttaagattttatttattcatgagagacacagggagagagagagagagagagagaaagagagagaggcagagacaccggcagagggagaagcaggctccatgcagggagcctgacacgggactcgatcccaggtctccaggatcacaccctgggccgaagtcagcgctaaaccgtgagccacctgggctgccctataaatttgcttttttaagcGGGTTGTTGAGCTCTTCACCCCACATCAAAGTGCTCGAACTCTAA